The region AGAAGCTCTTTCTCACGGACAACAGGCGTCCCGGGCTTCAGTGCTGCCCCCACCTCTGTCCAGGCTGCTAGGGTGGTAACTAGCATTAAATCCCAACAAGCCCAGCTGGGTATCACTGGGACTGGCAAGGGACAAAAACAGACTATATGCCTGAAGAATGCAAGAATTAGTCAGCATGTACCAGAAGAAGCCAGGACAGTAACCCCGAGACTGAATTCTGTGGGTGCTCAATCAAGGAACTGGGAGTGTAAGACTAAATAAACAAGAGCTCATTGACTTGGGGACACCTTCTCAAGACACGGGATCTGACGCCCCAGCAAGAACCCCAGCTACTGCAGTCGCTCTTACAAGCCTGGCGAAAAACCATGGCCAGTGCTCAGCGAGATGGAAATACCCGAGTTGTCCTGGTAGTTGTTAGAAGACATGGGCATGCCGAAACGGACATACAATGGATCCTCACGATTCACGGTTTCTGTATTTGCAAATTAGCCTGCTGCTACAATTTATTTATAATCCAAAAATTAATACTCACAGCACTTTCAAGGTCATTCAcagacaagcaaaaaaaaaaaacccaaacttgaGTGACCCAATGTGCACCTTCCCAGCAGAGGTCAAACAAGGTGACGCTCTGCCCTCGTGTTCAGCTCTCATAGTGTTAACGTGTCCTTTTTGCAACCTATTTAGTGCcacatgggggggggggtttggcATTTTTGAGCTTTTTGTTTGTGATTTCTCTGTTTAAACTGATCCCAGGCACAGCGCTGAAGTGCTGTCTAGTGTTTCTAAGCACAGGAAGGCAGTGAGGTGCCTTTAGGAGAAAGCGCGTGTTTTAGATAAACTTGGTTCAGGCATGAGTTAGAGAGGGGCTGGTCATGAGCTCAATGTTAAGGAATTAACAGTATATACGAAGGGGTCTTTAAACAGAAGCACGCATGAACAAAGATATGTTTTGATGGGTTCCCAAAAATGCACAGAGGCTCACAGCAACCTAATCGTGTATGGCCCCCTGGAACAATGGGTCAGTAGTCGCTGACTTAATTGGTGTTCACAATGACTGGATAGGGCGTAACTACTGCAAATAACAAGTCAACTGTACTTTTCATTGGTAGACTCTAACGAGTAAACTCTCTGGCAAAgaatgctgggaaatgtagttccccTAAGCATCCAGACCCTGTGATCCACGGGAGACCACAGGAGGGGGAACAGTGCTAAAATGCTGGCAGACAATCCAGTACAGGGGGTTAAACCATGTAAATGCTTCAGAAATATTAATGATTGGCCTAAGGTTTACAATGTACATCTCGAAGTAGAGTCTGTCTTCAAGTAATACATTTCACATGTAGTGTCAGGACCTTATGACCCCAAGGAAACATGTAATGAGAGAAGGAAGCAGCTCCCGCTCCCAGGGCCGAGGGTACACAGGGAGGGTTCTGATCGTCGATTCCACTGTGTGTGCAAGGGGCACAGTGTTCCCCATACCAGCTGGGTCTCCTACATAGTGATTCGATTCTGACACTACCCACCCAGAGACAGCATCAGAGCCCCCACAAAGGAACCATCCAATTCTGTCCGTCTAGGCTTAGACGGTTATATCCAGAGAGCACCCGCCTCTTTATGGAGGGAAGCATTTCCACATTGGAGGCAGAGACGTGCTGGCTGTGCCTTGAGAGCAGAGAGCTCTGGCTGTCACAGTGCCTGCAGCTGGTCATCCCCTGGCCACAGTCGTAAGTGGGGCCTTTCAACCAAGCCTGGGGGCAGGAGGTCCCTGGGGGCCTGTTCTGGGGAAAGGGGGCCCATGCAGTAGAGGGAAAGAAGGCAACTACTAGTTTAGTTATCGAACACCCAACAGCATTCTCATTTCACCAGAAGCCTGGCCAGGGTCcagcaggcaagaaggggtgAGTAAGGCTGGAGGATGGGGAGGCAGTTGTGttgaaaggggaaagagaaagtgaTATGAAGCCAGCAAATGACCTCCGTGCCTGCCCTCTGCAAAGATGAAATGGAGCAAGACAGGAATTTCTGTGCCCAGCTAGTTGGCACCAGTGCCTGTGAGGTTAGCAAAGCCAGAGGGCCCTGGGGAGCTGGAGAGTCAGTCATACAGGGAGAGGGAATGGGTGTGAGGCCTCGGCGGAAATTCAGAGGCCAGAGTCCATTCTCAGAGCCCAGATCTCCCAAATTAAAGGTGCCTTTCAATTCTCACCTTAATATTTGGAGATGTAAGGGGAGAGAGTGAAGAAGCTGAGGAGTTAACAAAAAACCTGAAAACAGCTCCAGGGAGCCAGATGTGCAATGAATGGAACATCTGGCAGAAACAGGCTAGTTAAAATAACAGTCACACAAAAGAAATTTGCTTGCCAAAGAAGTGTTCTTCCAAGTTATGGATTCCACCACCTCAAATTCCAACCAGATTCTATCAGAAACATGTCTCCTAATCATTGTTAAAGTCCTGAAGTGGAAGCAGGTGGGCAgacagaaaaaggggaaggatgTCCCCCTGTCCTAGCCTCTAGGAAAAATAGCCCAGAATCACATTTAGCCTAGAAAAGCCCCAAGAGAGGGCTAGAAGGAGACAGGACTGCTGTCATTGAATATTTAAAGCACGCTGTGGTCCTGTGTAGTAGAACAGAGAACCAGGGGTCTGACTCCAGGGAGGCGGGTTTGGGGCTAAGGATAAGGAAGGACTTTCGGTCACAGAAAGCTGTCAACAATGCAGAGTCCCTTGGGAGGCAGCCAGGCTCCGCAAGCAAGTAGAAACTTAAGATTACTTCTGTAGACCACTCAAGCAGTCCCTGTATTGGGAGTCAGGGAGCAGGCAGCCTGGGTGGTCCCTTCCTGTTATTCCAAGAGTGTGAGGGTCTGTCCCTTCCACCTTGAGCACTCTGGGAAAGGGGGCAGAATTCAAAATGACTTATCCTCCAATTTGCATGttttaaagcacacacacactggcaCGGTGCCTGAAAGTGGTACGAACTTGTAGGACCCGTTCTAGCTCAGCTCGTTGGGCCACGCACAGCTCCTAGTGGGGCCCAGGGTACAATAGGGACAGATCTCGTGTTGACACAGAGTGCCCCAGGGTTGATCAGAGTGCCAAAGGCTGAGGCCAAAAGGGGTGAAGAAATGTTTTGAGTGCCAGCACCTCACTGCCTCCCCAGCAAAGCTGGAGGTGGGCTTGTCTACATAGCCAGAGGGGCCAGCACAACCACAAGCGACACCCAGCTAGCTGCCCCAGAAGGGAATGTCACTATCCCATAAGGGCCCAGCCAGGCTGATTAGATTCAAGCTCTATTAGGGCAGAGTCAGGAACGAAAGGAGTCCTAGTAAGCAACCTCTTCCAAAGATGAGAGGCAGGGGACCTGTCTGCTGTTTGAGTTGGAAAGGGAAGCAGTTCTGCATCTGCCATCTTGGGCAGGTTACCCTGTGGGTGATTGCATCGTAATCCACTGTTCTGAGGTCTGTATATCCCTCCGCCCCCTCATTTGGAGCAACAATACGTTGACCAGCGAAAGCTGGATCAACAAGCTCCACTGCACATGTCTTGCCCAGCACCGCACAGGGACCACCCGGAGAGGGCTCCACGCACACCCCCAGGCCAACGTGTTCTACGACATGTTTCCTTGGAGGTCGCCTCTTTTTGCCATTTGTGTTCTAAAAAGGTAGGCAAGTTAGGCCTGttgtgaaaaacaaaaggaaaacatcaaatgAGATGTTTGAGTCATCGAGGCATGAGGAAATGGTCCAGGAAACAGAGGATCAGCAAGCAACAGGGGACTGGTGGTGGCCCTCTGACACTGGAGAGGATGTCCTACACATCCCTGCAGCCAGGCAGGCTCAGCCAGCTGTACGAATTATAATCGGAAGAAACAAGTGAAGACAGATCACGCCTTCAGGACAAATGGAAGGAGCCAGCTACTGCCGATGGTCTTCGCCAGCAACACAGTTCAGTATGTCTACACATCTGCTCCGACTCGGTGTCTGCTTCAGGTGGTGCTACTTCCGGAACCACGTCCCCTGGCAATACTCCTCTAATGGAGAGGCTCACCACTGATCCTTGACTCTGGGCTACTTCTCCAGCCATAAGGAAAATGCCACTGCCTCGCAAGTTACCTAAGCCACAGGAGTCCAACTCCATTATTTTGGACAAACCGGGGCTAAAGAGGGTGAGAAACCTGCTTCAGGTCATGGCCAGGCAAAGCCATGGATGGCTAGACACCAGATCTCCAGACTCGCAAGTCAATGCACTTTCTCCATCATGCCTTTGGGTACCTCAGGAGTCCCCAGGCCTCCAGCTAGCAAGTGAGGCTGGTACCTACATTGTCTCTTGCACTGTGCACCAGGTCACTGCCCACTCGCCTGTAAAACACCCTCGTGAGAAGGAAGAGGCCTTGCTTTACACCAAGGAGCAAGCGGGTTCTAGCAGCATAGGAGCCAGGTTTATTCCTCATCCACTCCCCAGCCACCTGCTCTGCTTGACACGCCGCCCCCCAACACAtgcatttgctcattcattcggTCCTTAATGTGTACCTGCCTCGGTGACAGGTCCTGTGCTAAGGACATACATACAGATGAGGGAGCCGGTCCAGGATCCCTTTTGTCATGGAACTTACAGGCtggagggagaaacattaattgaaTATTCACACTAGTCCATATACAATTACCAACCAAAATAAGCACTCTGAAGGGCAGGCACGCAGCAACAAAACTCTCTGTTACAGGGGCCTGACCTAGAAGGGTTGCTGCAGGGCAGGGCTCCCTTGAGCTGAAATCTGAAGAGGGAGAAGCTGGAGAGAGCAGAACAAGCTCCCGAAGCTCCAAGCCCTCTGGCAGGAGAAAAGGGCACATTCAAGGGAGCCAAACGGGTAGCTCTGCAGGCCAGAGGGAAAGAGTTCCCCAGGGGTTCCCCAAGGGTCCTGAAAACCCAGTCTTTGCCACACATGAGAAGGTCAAAAATCAGCCGCTTCTTTGTCCTCTTTCCAGCACCATTGTGGCACAAGAACTTTTATGAAATCCTAACCTTTCAAAAACAGTGGTTACAGGAACTGCGACATTGCAGATGTTAGTTAGAGCTTGGGGGACTCGCCGAGGCCCCAAGGGGCAAACACGGAGGGAGACACATTCGCTCTAGCAGCATTTTTATTTACAAACAGCAATTTCCATTGACTTTATTTATACCATAAAAAAGCCATTTACAAGCaagaaacaaggattcagaaCAAAATTAAGCAGCACTGAAATAGTCATGTcacaaattgaaaacaaaatgaatacaagagtaaaatatcatttgaataaatagttttaaattcaTGCTATAAAATAATCCTTAATGGCAAGTTACTAGTTGATACAGCATCCGCTTAGCTAGCTTCATTTACTTCACACGGTGATGAAGCGTGGAGTTGTGAGGTTACCAGTTTATATTGCAAGATAATGACACTGTCAAGTCATTCAAATTGCTCAACCATTTGTAATGGAAAACAATGTTAGCCCTACTAATACAAGTGGTGAGAGAGATGGTTTTCACATTAGGAAAATGGTCATTCTCAAAGAAAGCAGGTAAGTTTATCTCTTGCTCTATCAGGGCAGCAACCAAAGGCTTAGGCAGCAAGTCCAAAGGTTGAATTCACAGCATACTTGTCACTGAGGGGCAGCAAGAGGTCCATCTACTGCGTCTGCTGCGAGGTGCACTCCAGGACTTGATCAAGAACTACAAGAGCCCTGTCTGTGCAGACCCAGAGAAAAGGGGCTCTCTTCCGGGCCAAGAGGTCGAGCACTGGGCAGAGACAGTGGACACGCTCTGGCACTTACTGGAAAAGACGCGTGTGGCATGACAACCATTACAAATCTGGAACAATGTGAATGACTCTGCTGAACGTTCCCCCGTTCAGTTGCACTGAGTAATATGAAATTTATGACTTATGAACTAGATAGTTTCATATAAAGAATTTACATAATTCCCCAATACtctcatatataaaatttaataaataacccTGACCAGTCTAGAAGCACCATTCAAGGGGCCTGTGCCCGTGGAAAATAGTTTAGGTGTTGCATATTTGAGTCCCTTTCAGTGGGGGCTTCACAGGAAACCATTACAGAATTTAACAATAACAACGAGGACACAACAATGAAAAATCACAGTAACTAAGAGAAcagttgttaaaataaaatacactgatTTCTTGAAAGTAAAGCTCATTCACTTGAGTGATTTCTCCCCCTCAGCCCTTGTGTTGCGTTCCTGCAAATTCTTCCTACAGTCTAGGCTGTAAAGACAAAGTAAAAGCAAAACCGCACACAAAAATGTGCAGGCCTATGGTCTGGGCTAAGGGAAAACAAAGACTCGGTTGTAACTGCTGTCATGAGAAAAGACATTTGCTCATGCTCCGGaagatttaaaaatgatcaatttAGTTCTACAGTATTTTCTGCTTAACAGTGAACCGACAGTAtcctttctattaaaaaaaaaaaaaaaacccacaaaaaactgCCAAGGCAGAGCCAACTGGGAGGTTTTCCACTGACCAAAAAATTAACTTGTCTTCATATACtgtatttacaaatataatttctaaatgtatttacAGCTTTAGTAGAAATTAGAGGGTAGAGAACTGATTAGAATGAAGACAACTGTTGAGAACCACAAACTTACATAAAGTACAAAACTCTTTGTTTTCACAGTTTGTAATAGCAGGTAAAACCCCGTAGAAAAGGACGCTGTCACTGGCTTCACATTTCTATGTGTGGGAAAGGTAGCTCAAGAAGAGACTCAATTATGAACAAACCTGTATGAATTCAGGATATATTTTGCTGTAAAAGATTTCTTCACATATCACTTTTATCTTAATTGATTCTTGCATTTGTCATAAATGAAACATCTAATGTAAAACTGTACAGAAATAGGGactttgcttttcaaaaagaGCTGTTCTAAGGAGTTACACAGCGTACTTCGTCTGCGGAGACGGAACGTGAGCTTCGGGGAGAGAATGCTTCTGTTTTGTGGCCATGTTAGTCCTCCTGGCACATCCTCACGTGACAAGGCACAAGTGATCGCTGCTGCCCGATCTGAATGGAGTGACCTCTTCCCCGCCACACGCACAGAGAGGCGTGGCAGGACACACGCTCAGAGAGGCCGCACAGCTGTGCGCCGGCCTCTGAGCGGCTCCCTCGAAGCCCTGTGGAACCTTACAGTACTGTGTTATGGCTTGAGAATTCTTTCTTAACACTGCTAGCAGTGGAAAGGGTAAAGTGTTAGCAACATGAATGGGAGCAAGTGGAACTTGCAAAATGTGGAATCATTATTCGAGAGAAACTCAATCAATTTTCTGCCCCTTAACAGTCCCATTACAATGTTTGAACCTGAACTGTACAATCAAAGCAATGTATATTTTTGTCAAAGACAATTTTGGATAAGTCACTCTTTGGTAAACTCAAACCAGTTAAACAAATTTACAAGTACAAAGAACTCCGTGTAAAGAACATTAAGACTGACACGGTGACAAGGACGGGACGTTCGAGGTGCTTGCCCCAAGTGCGCTCTCCTCCTACCTTGTCTGGTATGTCACAGAATGCTCTGGAGACCTCTCAGAAGGCCTCAAGCCTGAGAGAAAAGGAGGTTCCTTCCCTGAGCCTCACCTCTCATGTCCTTCATTTGGGCATTGCTTGTCACAAACTTAATTTTGTATCACAACATTTTtgcatttaattcttaaaaaaaaaaaaaatcaaaaccaaacttACTCatgtaaggaaaaaaaagccacaaaCATTTACCTGAAACCCCAGAACACATCTAAGTGGGTAAACACCGGGGGTCCAGCCTCCCCTCGAGGCACGCGGCTTTGACGGGAGCTGAGCGGGTGCTCAGGGAGAGAAGGCCCCTTACTTAGGCAGTCTGACAGGAGAAGGCAAACGCATACCCGATTCAGCAGGCGCCGTTCCTTGGGAGCGGCGGGATCCGAGTGTAGTCTGTACATAGTAACACTGATGTGTAGCGCAGTTCACACGTGACCTCGTCCCGTGTGCTGAAGAGATGCCACTGCACAGCTACCACTCCTGGGGGCTATCACACACAAGGGCCTGAATGactcatttttctcaaaataacccCCCacgaaacaaaaaaaataacccccaacccctcccccccattctTGGCATTTTAAGAGCCAAAAAAGCATGGAAAACCAGCAAACGtctatttttgtattccttcaaCTCCTAGCCTCTGAGGTTggtctttttgcttgttttcttttaggtGGTTTGTGCTGTTCTCTGCAGAGGAGGAGACGCACTGGTTGTGAATTTCAGAGCCAAGGTCTCGAGCAGAGAGTCTGGAGTGCTGACCTCCCACAGGCAGCTCCCAGTGCACACTGCCACCCAACTGCTCACAAAATTACTGTGTCAGAGGGTACAGTACCAAAGCCATCTTGTAAAGCCCGTTTTGTTTACTAGAAGCACACGGGTGAACAAAATATAGAACTGACGACATTTCCTAAAGCACTAATAAAACGTTATTCAAATAGGACTATGTTTTTATACAGTGATGTGTTTGCCAGCACATGCTTTTGAGGTCTCTTTTCAAGCTATAAActcaagaggaaaaaaactgtAATTCACTATTACcatttaatttcacattttctaCAACTATACTGACCTAAAAGATACAAAACAAAGATAGCACCACatgaccaaaataaaaaagaggtgACATACACAGATTTGGTGACACAGAGTATCTTAGAGGGCTCTGAACTGTTGGTTTCTTTAAGCAGGAAACACTGAGAGTGGGGGAGCCTCGGAGGCTCTCGTTAGCACACACGATACTAAGATAGATATATTGCTTGCAATTCCCATAGAGTATATCTTTATAAAAGTACAAATTCCAAGTTTTGCAGTTTCCCTGGGAACTGCATGTAGAAAAAGTTGCTGTGCACCTGAACTGGCtgtttgaaaaaaggaaagaaagaaagaaaggaaagaaaaccacaaCACTGCTTGGAGAATATTGTAGACAGAACTACAAATCCCTTTCCTTTAGTGCGAGTAGTAACTCATGGTAGAGAGTGATTCGATTTAGTTACCTGGTATGTATGTTTCTACAGTACGGAATGAAGGTAGATTCGGAGGCCAGTAAAAACATTGAAAACCACTGCTCCTTTGGGGTTGGCTAATAAAACACTACAATATGTAAAAAGGTCAGCACCACGGGTCATCCAGCTTACCCACTGGACAACTAACAAAAATTCCAAATGGTTTCCAACCAGAGTTGAATACATTTTATGGCATTTGGTTTATGTATTAGTTACGAAGCAGAGCTATGAACACTGTGATTTGCTTTGCTTGCTTTTGGACACAATGattaatatatatgaaaaccTATTAACATTCTTTcataagggaaataaaggggcaAAACCCTAACACATTAGGTAGGGATGAGACAGAGTCAAAAGCTCTGTTCACAttgtattaaattatatattcttcTTACATTCACCTCAACCAGAATAAAACCAAATTTGAGagtgtatatatactatatatataataatcactttattatatatatataaattgtctAACTACTCCGTAAAAGTAACTTTAAATTAGAAAAGGTTACCCATTTATATCAGCTGACGGCATCTCAGTCCCTCTCCATGGAAGTGCACTGGTGCCAGTGTGTGACGGCCGGCGAGAGAGTACGCCTCTTGGCAGAGACTAAAGGGTCAACCAGTTGGCATAGCTAAGTCACTGGCAGATTTTGGATTAAGAGTTCAGCCAAAGAGGAATACTGTCAGCCTGTGTTTTCCCTGGATATGATGCCCTTCATGCTTTGAGCtccttgggggagggaggacaggggaaAGGATGAACACAATGAAGTGCTCCTTCCAGAAACCTTAGAAAAATTGCCAAGAGACCAAGAGATTTCCAGATGGTTGGGAAAACTAAAGATTACAACAAAGCAAATCACAAATATGCATTGATTTATGTGCTTTGTTTGGGTGCACTTCTTTACCATCCTAATCAGGGGCATCGGACACTGTGTGAATCTCCATCCGGGAATCTAGGGCCATCTCGGAGGCCGAGGCGTCATTTTCCAGTTTCTGTTCCACATACACATCTGTCCTCTCGGGGGACTCAACGCGACTCCTGACTTCGGCGACCCCCGGGTGGTTTTTCCGCAGGTGCTGGTTGAGGGTGCCCTGGAACGGGAAGCACTTGCCGCAGATCTCACAGCGGAACGGCTTGTCGTCGGTGTGGCCCCGGATGTGGTACTCCAGCTGGTCCTTCCGCGTGTACTTCTTCCCGCAGAACTTGCACACGAAGGGCGTGATTCCCATGTGGAGCCGCATATGCCTGTCCAGGCTGCCTTTCTGGTTGAAGGACTTCCCGCAGTAAATACAGATCAGCCTCTCGTTGTAGGGGTACCAGTGCCCCCTCACACTCCTCTCCCGGGGACTGCTCTCGTACCCGGCGTTACTCATCACAGCCTCGCCGTCTGAGCCCTGCACCAGTCCCTGCAGGTCGCTGTGCAGGTGGACAGACAAGGCCCGCTTTTGGCGGGCACGCCCCCCTCGGAAACAGCTCAGCATGGACCTGGACGGGCTGGAGTTGCTCAAGCTTCCGAACGCTTCTGCTACGCCGGTCGGCTGTGAGGCCGCCTGGGAGTAGGAGTACGCGTGCTGCAGCACAGAGCCATAGGAACCCACGTTCACCGCCACGACCTGCTCCCCGTCCACCATCTCGGTGTGGTAGCCGTCGTCTCCCAGCGAGGAGCTGTCGGAACAGCTGGGCCGGTCGGACTTCTCCATCTTCACCTTCACTTCAGTGATCTGGCTCTCCCTCACCAGCAGGTCCCCTTGCTCGTGGTCCCCCTCTATCTGAATCTCATACTCGGAAACGCTCCCGCTGCTGCCGCGGTCCGAGTGCCCTTCCTCCTGCAGGCGGCTGCGCAGAGCTTTGCTGGGCGTCGTCTCCATCCGCAGATCCCCGCCCGCGGCGTGCTGCCGGACCTGCGCGCAGTAGGGAGGGGAGATTTCCACCGGGTTGGCGAAGAAGCTGCCGTCTTTCACTCCATTTCGACTCTCTGGAGTCTCTTCAGCACCGACGGTCACCGAGTCAACATCTCCAACACTGATTTTTGAATGGATGCTCTCCAGGATCTGCGTGCACTTGTCGATGACACACTGCATCTGAAGAAAGCTAGCTGCCGTCAGGAAACTGACAACATCCTTCAGCTGCAAGGACATTCTTCCAGTGTAACAAAATGAAAGCAACTGTTCAAACACATTGGGGTTTTTAATCACTGATATTGACAAGCCACTCATGGTACTTAGTGCTGAATGGTCCCGGAAATATGGGGAGCTGGCGGCAAGGACTGCTTTGTGGGCTCGGAATGGCTGACCCTGAATGTGGACAATGATGTCACATAGTTTCCCTTGCAGGCGGAGTTCGTTTAGCTGGCTCAGAACGGTGCTGCTGTACTCGGGCACGTCAAACTGAATAAAACTGCTGCTGTCCATTTCTACTGACATGAAGCGTAATCTGCGGAAAGAGAAAGTTTCATAATTCACCAACGACTCCTCGCTAAGTACGAGCAGCAGAAGCACAAGCCGGCAAACCACCACCACTGCTGCTGCAGCTACTGGGCCTCCTAGGGTCTACCTGCGTATCCTCCTCTTACTTATTTCCAGTCTCTCATGTCCTGGTTAATTCACCTGGAGACAAATAACCATATGACTGATTGGCCTAGTATCCTAACTGCCTAACTTTCATCTCGATCAAAATTAAAGCATATATAGTAGGGTCCTTTGAGCTCTGAAAAAGCACTTGGCACAATTTTAGGAAAAATACCTCCCTGTTTCACCTAGTTTTGAGGActtttactttgtaaaaaaaataaattcaatgttcTGCCTTATTTGTACATTTCCAATTTGTGTTTATCAATGCACAGCATACTGGATACAATGAATGGAGCGGAACCCTGTTTAGAATTTGAGGAGC is a window of Desmodus rotundus isolate HL8 chromosome 1, HLdesRot8A.1, whole genome shotgun sequence DNA encoding:
- the ZBTB34 gene encoding zinc finger and BTB domain-containing protein 34, whose translation is MSVEMDSSSFIQFDVPEYSSTVLSQLNELRLQGKLCDIIVHIQGQPFRAHKAVLAASSPYFRDHSALSTMSGLSISVIKNPNVFEQLLSFCYTGRMSLQLKDVVSFLTAASFLQMQCVIDKCTQILESIHSKISVGDVDSVTVGAEETPESRNGVKDGSFFANPVEISPPYCAQVRQHAAGGDLRMETTPSKALRSRLQEEGHSDRGSSGSVSEYEIQIEGDHEQGDLLVRESQITEVKVKMEKSDRPSCSDSSSLGDDGYHTEMVDGEQVVAVNVGSYGSVLQHAYSYSQAASQPTGVAEAFGSLSNSSPSRSMLSCFRGGRARQKRALSVHLHSDLQGLVQGSDGEAVMSNAGYESSPRERSVRGHWYPYNERLICIYCGKSFNQKGSLDRHMRLHMGITPFVCKFCGKKYTRKDQLEYHIRGHTDDKPFRCEICGKCFPFQGTLNQHLRKNHPGVAEVRSRVESPERTDVYVEQKLENDASASEMALDSRMEIHTVSDAPD